In Electrophorus electricus isolate fEleEle1 chromosome 18, fEleEle1.pri, whole genome shotgun sequence, one genomic interval encodes:
- the cacna1fa gene encoding voltage-dependent L-type calcium channel subunit alpha-1D, translating to MKILAYGLVMHPSAYIRSGWNLLDFIIVIVGFVSHMSSGLDVKALRAFRVLRPLRLVSGVPSLQIVLNSIMKAMVPLFHIGLLVMFVIIIYAIIGLELFIGRMHKTCYYVGTNLFVEDDPTPCAFAGSGRVCVGNGTACRGGWEGPNGGITNFDNIFFAMLTVFQCITMEGWTEVLYWMNDAIGYELPWIYFVSLVIFGSFFVLNLVLGVLSGEFSKEREKAVCRGELQKAQEKQQMEEDMVGYMDWLIEAEVMDEDGNKRAVVAKKKMMKKYGWYKHSEDGESDSDSEFEAFLDDDNGCCDTIQAKLMTISFCEQLYHLNLVVRKNCRVAVKSTNFYWLVLLLVFLNTAASASEHDGQPQWLTDIQERANKVLLALFTLEMLMKMYSFGFQIYFVALFNRFDCFVVCSGILETVLVELDVIPPIGISVLRCVRLLRIFKVTRHWAALSDLVGSLLNSMKAICSLLLLLFLFLIIFALLGMQLFGGKFNFDDTQMKRSTFDTFPSALLTCFQILTGEDWNSVMYDGIMAYGGPVFPNMIVCIYFVILFVCGNYILLNVFLAIAVDNLAGNGKKKKEEVQEEEEWQDDNREDEDNGNDSDDWEENEELRAIDGLEGARPIKVESFKPKEKIVPIPDGSSFFILGKKNCLRVAFHNLIYNPYFTNFILLFIVLSSFSLAAEDPIKTHSVRNVMLSYADYVFTTVFTIEIMLKMTVYGAFLHQGSFCRNAFNLLDLLVVSVSLTSFFLNSSAISVVKILRVLRVLRPLRAINRAKGLKSVIQCVFVAIRTIGNILIVTTLLQFMFACIGVQLFKGCFYRCTDEAKHTPEECKGTFVVYKDGDMNHPIVKERMWVNSDFNFDNVLMGMLALFTVSTFEGWPQILYKAIDANAQNRGPIYNHRVEISIFFIVYIIIIAFFMMNIFVGFVIITFREQGEAEFKNCELNKNQRQCVYYALKAQPIKIYIPKNPSQLKFWKIVNSSQFEYIMFVLILMNTLTLAVQHHEQSKLFNFVMDILNMLFTMLFTIEMIIKLFALRPYHYFIDAWNSFDALIVVGSLVDIMIAEFSGGGNHGEGKGDGENAKVSITFFRLFRVMRLVKLLSKGEGIRTLLWTFVKSLQALPYVGLLIAMIFFIYGVIGMQTFGKVAIDDSTELNHNNNFQTFFMAVLLLFRCATGEQWQEIMLAALPGRRCDPDSDFEPGEEYSCGSNLAYLYFISFFALCAFLIINLFIAVIMDNFEYLTRDWTVLGTHHLDEFKRVWSDYDPEATGRIKHLDVVTMLRRIQPPLGFGKLCPHRVACRRLVAMNMPLHADGTVSFNATLFALVRSSLKIKTEGPIDQENEELRAIIKKIWKRTKSKILDEVIPPPAGNEVMAGKFYASFLIQDYFKKYRKRKSKEKKKKSKDKSASLQAGLRTLQDLAPEVRLAMVMVEGHEEEFEGDIFEEEEFFRRDSVFDDGLPALSSPSGTPLPLHEVSVSIESLPGAPSGSLLEEALEGVPPPSPLPHNGVVVEQPNRLSSLPGRWAASQSKLATLRALKSRPRSSSTQTPRNQHGGGDSGWVRMGGGGAGGGGAGAGGGGAGAGGGEAGAGGGGAGAKPTNMAELDPAIKNEPSCDRDLHLEPSPPGQTAPSTVPSCTSGDVAQAQPRNLNSSVYQSSSHFAYSGNAYLANGYNGNSYQSNSYFENGYCSNGYSINGYNSNGYNSNGQNGKSYTARRRVLPLTPSDEGRKPNFTIQCLRRQDSVDNIPIPGTYHQNSPPYRARERTNYKSRRSSASSASSALWANNQAAQRGCPLYAPLILVDGAGDTRAMWGDFNTSASLPASARPRWHVGLEGSPTSQQQWLYHSQTLPNQHGTGYLEKGSADSLVESILISEGLGLYAKDPKFVDFAKREIASACHMSLDEMETAAADLLCRTVSQPAGSFEEDLSGEMNCMNSY from the exons ATGAAGATCCTGGCCTACGGCCTGGTCATGCACCCTAGCGCCTACATCCGCAGCGGCTGGAACCTTCTGGActtcatcatcgtcatcgtTGGGTTTGTCTCTCATATGTCCA GTGGCCTGGACGTCAAAGCTCTCAGAGCCTTCAGGGTTCTCAGGCCTCTGCGCCTGGTCTCTGGTGTACCca gtctacAGATTGTGTTGAACTCCATTATGAAGGCTATGGTTCCACTCTTCCACATTGGTCTCCTGGTCATGTTCGTCATTATCATTTATGCCATCATTGGCTTGGAGCTCTTCATAGGCCGGATGCACAAAACATGCTACTATGTCGGGAcaa ACCTGTTCGTGGAGGACGACCCAACGCCGTGCGCGTTCGCAGGGAGCGGccgcgtgtgtgtgggcaacGGCACGGCGTGCAGAGGCGGCTGGGAAGGCCCCAATGGCGGCATCACCAACTTCGACAACATCTTCTTTGCCATGCTTACTGTCTTCCAGTGCATCACCATGGAGGGGTGGACAGAAGTGTTGTACTGG ATGAACGATGCCATCGGCTATGAGCTGCCCTGGATTTACTTCGTGTCTCTGGTCATATTTGGCTCCTTCTTTGTACTAAACCTCGTATTGGGTGTGTTGAGTGG tGAGTTCTctaaggagagagaaaaggctgtGTGTCGGGGTGAACTCCAGAAGGCTCAGGAGAAACAACAGATGGAGGAGGACATGGTGGGTTATATGGATTGGCTCATTGAGGCCGAGGTCATGGATGAAGATGGCAATAAAC GTGCTGTGGTGGCAAAGAAAAAGATGATGAAGAAATATGGCTGGTATAAGCACAGTGAAGACGGAG AATCAGACTCAGACTCGGAATTTGAAGCTTTTCTGGATGACGACAATGGCTGCTGCGACACGATACA GGCCAAGCTGATGACCATAAGTTTCTG CGAGCAGCTGTACCACCTGAACCTGGTCGTCAGGAAGAACTGCCGAGTGGCTGTGAAGTCCACCAACTTTTACTGGCTGGTGCTGCTGCTCGTCTTCCTCAACACGGCGGCAAGCGCCTCCGAGCATGACGGCCAACCACAGTGGCTCACGGACATCCAGG AGCGAGCCAACAAGGTTCTGCTGGCCTTGTTCACCCTGGAGATGCTGATGAAGATGTACAGCTTCGGCTTCCAAATCTACTTCGTAGCCCTGTTCAACCGCTTCGATTGCTTTGTGGTGTGCAGCGGCATCCTGGAGACCGTGCTGGTGGAGCTGGACGTGATCCCACCCATCGGCATCTCCGTGCTGCGCTGTGTTCGCTTGCTCCGCATCTTCAAAGTCACCCG ACACTGGGCTGCTTTGTCTGATCTGGTTGGCTCTCTGCTGAACTCGATGAAGGCCATTTGctcgctgctgctgctgctcttcctcttcctcatcatcttcGCCCTGCTGGGCATGCAGCTGTTTGGTGGCAAGTTCAACTTCGACGACACGCAGATGAAGAGGAGCACCTTCGACACCTTCCCCTCTGCCCTGCTCACCTGCTTCCAG ATTCTGACAGGAGAGGACTGGAACTCAGTCATGTATGACGGCATTATGGCATACGGTGGGCCTGTTTTCCCCAACATGATCGTCTGCATCTACTTTGTTATTCTCTTTGTCTGTGGTAACT ACATCCTGCTGAATGTCTTCTTGGCTATTGCCGTGGACAACTTGGCAGGAAATggcaagaagaaaaaaga AGAGGtccaagaggaagaggagtggcAAGATGACAACAGGGAGGATGAAGATAATGGA AATGATTCTGATGACTGGGAAGAAAATGAAGAGTTGAGAGCTATTGACGGACTTGAAG GTGCCAGGCCAATAAAAGTGGAAAGTTTTAAACCCAAGGAGAAAATTGTCCCTATTCCTGATGGCAGCTCCTTCTTCATCCTTGGAAAGAAAAACTG TCTCCGGGTCGCCTTTCATAACCTCATTTATAATCCTTATTTCACCaacttcatcctcctcttcatcgTCCTCAGTAGTTTTTCCCTGGCTGCTGAAGACCCCATCAAAACTCATTCGGTCCGGAATGTT ATGCTGAGCTATGCGGACTATGTCTTCACCACTGTCTTCACCATCGAGATCATGCTGAAG ATGACTGTTTACGGAGCATTTCTTCATCAAGGCTCCTTCTGCAGAAACGCCTTCAACCTCCTGGATCTGCTGGTCGTCAGTGTGTCTCTCACCTCCTTTTTTCTGAA TTCAAGTGCCATCTCCGTTGTGAAGATTCTAAGGGTGCTGCGTGTGCTCAGACCCCTGCGAGCCATCAACCGAGCAAAAGGACTCAAG AGTGTGATCCAGTGCGTTTTTGTGGCCATCCGCACCATCGGCAACATCCTCATTGTCACCACACTGCTGCAGTTCATGTTCGCTTGCATCGGGGTGCAGCTCTTTAAG GGCTGTTTCTACAGGTGCACCGACGAGGCCAAGCACACACCGGAAGAGTGCAA GGGCACGTTCGTGGTGTATAAGGATGGAGATATGAACCATCCCATAGTGAAGGAGAGGATGTGGGTGAACAGCGATTTTAACTTCGACAACGTGCTGATGGGTATGCTGGCACTCTTCACCGTCTCCACGTTTGAAGGCTGGCCACA AATTTTGTATAAAGCCATCGATGCCAACGCTCAGAACAGAGGCCCTATCTACAACCACCGCGTAGAGATCTCCATCTTCTTCATTGtctacatcatcatcatcgcctTCTTCATGATGAACATCTTTGTAGGTTTCGTCATCATCACGTTCCGCGAGCAAGGGGAGGCTGAGTTCAAAAACTGCGAGCTGAACAAAAACCAA AGACAGTGCGTCTATTATGCCCTGAAAGCTCAGCCTATAAAGATCTACATACCCAAAAACCCATCACAGTTGAAGTTCTGGAAGATTGTCAACTCCTCCCAGTTTGAATACATCATGTTTGTTCTCATTCTGATGAACACACTAACACTGGCTGTACAG CACCATGAGCAGTCCAAGCTCTTTAACTTTGTCATGGACATTCTGAACATGCTCTTCACCATGCTCTTCACCATTGAGATGATCATCAAGCTGTTCGCTTTGCGGCCATAC CACTATTTTATAGATGCCTGGAATTCTTTTGATGCTTTGATAGTTGTTGGGAGTTTGGTTGACATTATGATCGCAGAGTTTAGT GGTGGAGGAAACCATGGAGAG GGGAAGGGGGATGGAGAGAACGCCAAAGTGTCCATCACCTTCTTCCGCCTCTTCCGAGTCATGCGATTGGTCAAGCTGCTCAGTAAGGGGGAGGGCATTCGGACTCTTCTCTGGACCTTTGTTAAGTCCTTACAG GCCTTGCCGTATGTTGGTCTTCTTATCGCTATGATCTTTTTCATCTACGGTGTCATCGGGATGCAG ACGTTTGGGAAGGTTGCTATAGATGACAGCACGGAGCTCAATCACAACAACAACTTTCAGACCTTCTTCATGGCAGTATTGCTGCTCTTCAG aTGTGCCACAGGAGAGCAGTGGCAGGAGATCATGTTAGCAGCGTTGCCAGGGCGACGGTGTGACCCTGACTCAGACTTTGAGCCAGGAGAGGAGTACAGCTGCGGCAGCAACCTGGCCTACCTCTACTTCATCAGcttttttgctctctgtgccttcctg ATAATTAACTTGTTCATTGCTGTCATCATGGACAACTTTGAGTACCTGACCAGAGACTGGACAGTGCTGGGCACTCACCATCTCGACGAGTTTAAGAGAGTTTGGTCCGATTATGACCCTGAAGCCAC AGGAAGAATCAAGCACCTGGATGTGGTGACTATGTTACGCAGAATTCAGCCACCTTTGGGTTTCGGCAAACTCTGTCCTCACCGGGTAGCCTGTAGG AGGCTGGTCGCTATGAACATGCCCCTCCATGCCGACGGGACGGTGTCCTTCAACGCTACCTTGTTTGCTCTCGTCAGGTCTTCGCTAAAGATTAAAACTGAAG gACCAATTGATCAAGAAAATGAAGAGCTGAGAGCCATTATTAAGAAGATCTGGAAGCGCACCAAATCTAAGATCTTAGATGAGGTTATACCACCTCCTGCAG gaaatgAGGTGATGGCAGGAAAGTTCTATGCCAGTTTCCTTATCCAGGATTACTTCAAGAAGTACCGTAAGAGGAAGtcgaaagagaagaagaagaagagcaagGATAAGTCAGCTTCTCTTCAG GCCGGGCTGCGGACTCTGCAGGACCTGGCCCCGGAGGTGCGGCTCGCCATGGTAATGGTGGAGGGCCATGAAGAGGAATTCGAGGGTGACATCTTTGAGGAGGAAGAGTTCTTCAGG CGCGACAGCGTCTTCGACGATGGCCTCCCAGCCTTGTCCAGCCCTAGTGGCACGCCCCTACCCTTGCACGAAGTTTCCGTGAGCATTGAGTCCCTGCCCGGGGCCCCCAGCGGGAGTCTGCTGGAAGAGGCCCTGGAGGGTGTCCCACCTCCCTCACCCCTCCCACACAATGGAGTTGTGGTGGAGCAGCCTAACAGGCTGTCTTCCCTGCCCGGAAGGTGGGCCGCCAGTCAGTCCAAACTCGCCACTCTGAGGGCACTCAAATCCAGACCAAG GTCATCCAGCACTCAGACGCCACGGAACCAGCACGGAGGTGGAGACAGTGGATGGGTGCGGAtgggaggaggaggtgcaggaggaggaggtgcaggagcaggaggaggaggtgcaggagcaggaggaggagaggcaggagcaggaggaggaggtgcaggagcaAAGCCAACGAATATGGCAGAATTGGATCCAGCCATCAAAAATGAGCCATCATGTGACAG AGACTTACATCTAGAACCTTCTCCCCCTGGACAAACTGCTCCCTCTACGGTCCCCAGTTGCACTAGTGGGGACGTAGCTCAAGCACAGCCACGTAATCTTAACAGCAGTGTTTACCAAAGCAGCTCCCACTTTGCCTACAGTGGGAATGCATACCTTGCAAATGGCTACAATGGGAACAGTTATCAAAGCAACAGTTACTTTGAGAATGGTTACTGTAGCAATGGTTACAGCATCAATGGCTACAATAGCAATGGCTACAATAGCAACGGACAAAATGGTAAAAGCTACACAGCAAGACGTCGCGTCCTTCCTCTTACTCCTTCAGATGAAG GCCGGAAGCCAAATTTTACGATTCAGTGTTTGAGGAGACAGGACAGTGTAGATAACATACCCATTCCTGGCACCTACCACCAGAACTCGCCTCCCTACAGAGCAAGAGAACGG ACCAATTACAAATCACGGCGCAGCAGTGCGTCTTCAGCATCGTCAGCTTTGTGGGCGAACAACCAGGCGGCACAGCGAGGCTGCCCGCTTTATGCACCTCTCATACTGGTGGACGGTGCAGGGGACACAAGAGCCATGTGGGGCGATTTCAACACCAGCGCCAGCCTGCCGGCCTCTGCCCGGCCCAGGTGGCATGTAGGTCTGGAGGGATCTCCCACATCCCAGCAGCAGTGGCTGTATCATAGCCAGACTCTGCCCAACCAGCATGGCACTGGCTACTTGGAGAAAGGAAGTGCCGACAGCTTAGTGGAGTCG ATCCTCATATCTGAGGGATTGGGACTTTACGCCAAAGATCCAAAATTCGTGGACTTCGCAAAACGTGAGATCGCCAGTGCATGCCACATGAGCCTGGATGAGATGGAGACCGCAGCGGCCGATTTGTTGTGTCGAACTGTGAGCCAGCCAGCTGGATCTTTTGAGGAGGATCTGTCTGGAGAAATGAACTGTATGAATTCATACTGA